The following proteins are co-located in the Chryseobacterium daecheongense genome:
- a CDS encoding DUF6150 family protein: protein MPSISIKNFQSKNDLVVYETDVESSADLLVYKTNSKLKALENEAFWYIEKLENSSDRSICFSNSKAAADLSIHYVGNDASAGWQGEHPLKGKLKS from the coding sequence ATGCCAAGTATTAGTATTAAAAATTTTCAATCTAAAAATGATCTTGTAGTTTATGAAACTGATGTTGAAAGCTCAGCTGATCTACTGGTCTATAAAACAAACTCTAAACTGAAAGCTCTGGAAAATGAAGCGTTCTGGTATATTGAGAAATTGGAGAACAGCTCGGATCGTTCCATTTGCTTTTCCAATTCCAAAGCCGCTGCAGATTTATCAATTCATTATGTGGGTAATGATGCCAGTGCCGGATGGCAGGGCGAGCACCCGTTGAAAGGTAAGCTTAAAAGCTGA
- a CDS encoding cupin domain-containing protein, translating into MKKSAIIPITFCFAFVMNAKAQHSGDSAPEIPPRVIFKQFIETSGLKEQEVKMAIVNFSPGEVSAPHRHPIPTFGYVLEGELESTFDGKVYHYKAGDAFYEKPDGLHSGTRNMSKDKPARLLAFFVGDKGKPFLVPEKK; encoded by the coding sequence ATGAAAAAATCAGCAATCATTCCTATTACCTTTTGTTTTGCTTTTGTGATGAATGCAAAAGCACAACATTCCGGGGATTCAGCACCTGAAATCCCACCACGTGTTATCTTCAAACAATTCATAGAAACTTCCGGGCTTAAAGAGCAGGAAGTAAAAATGGCTATCGTTAATTTTTCTCCGGGTGAAGTCTCTGCGCCACACCGGCATCCTATTCCTACTTTTGGTTACGTTTTAGAGGGTGAACTGGAATCTACCTTTGATGGTAAAGTATATCATTATAAAGCCGGCGATGCCTTTTATGAAAAACCAGACGGACTACATTCAGGAACGAGAAATATGAGCAAAGATAAGCCAGCCAGGCTTCTTGCCTTTTTTGTCGGAGATAAAGGGAAACCATTTTTAGTTCCGGAAAAAAAATAA
- a CDS encoding DeoR/GlpR family DNA-binding transcription regulator: MLKEERFEVILTQLKKKKKVMFESLASDLNVSEDTVRRDIEQLHRNGLLSKVRGGAILREKDPLSFHDRQSFLAEEKNVIALKAQQFIKDGMTLFLDGGTTLCAVANYMPATINIRVITNNTSLIPILSKFKRVELILLGGIYDNDLAVTTGNATCHEASRFIADLFIMGTCAIDADFGASATSMTDAETKRTMIRSSKKTIALANQNKLRRTEPLKICDIEDLDVLITDLSADHDELESFRRLNLQIV; this comes from the coding sequence ATGTTAAAAGAAGAACGTTTTGAGGTCATCCTGACCCAGCTAAAGAAAAAAAAGAAAGTTATGTTTGAGAGCCTGGCCTCAGATCTTAATGTTTCTGAAGACACGGTACGAAGAGATATAGAGCAGCTTCACCGCAATGGTCTTTTATCCAAGGTTCGTGGAGGTGCTATTTTAAGAGAGAAAGATCCGCTATCTTTTCATGACAGGCAGTCTTTTTTGGCCGAGGAGAAAAATGTAATTGCTTTAAAAGCTCAGCAATTCATTAAGGATGGGATGACCCTCTTTTTAGATGGGGGAACAACCCTCTGTGCAGTTGCGAATTATATGCCGGCAACTATCAATATCCGGGTTATAACGAACAACACCTCGCTTATTCCTATACTTAGTAAATTCAAAAGGGTAGAACTGATTCTGTTGGGAGGAATTTATGATAATGATTTAGCCGTTACTACAGGAAATGCAACCTGTCATGAAGCGTCCCGGTTTATTGCAGATCTTTTCATCATGGGAACCTGTGCAATAGATGCAGATTTTGGTGCATCAGCAACTTCTATGACTGATGCGGAAACCAAAAGAACCATGATCAGATCATCAAAAAAAACAATTGCACTCGCCAATCAAAATAAACTCCGACGGACAGAACCCCTTAAAATCTGTGATATAGAAGATCTTGATGTATTAATTACAGATCTATCTGCCGATCATGATGAACTGGAATCTTTCAGGAGATTGAATCTTCAGATTGTATAG
- a CDS encoding NAD(P)H-binding protein, with protein sequence MKIVIIGGSGLIGSQLTNILKNEHEVISASPSSGVNTITGEGLDEALKEARVVIDVSNSPSFADDDVMTFFKTSTHNLLSATKKAGLQHYVALSVVGTDKLQESGYFRAKQTQEDMIRESGIPFTIVHATQFFEFAGGIATIGTSDGKVWLSDAFVQPMASAEVAAFMSKVAVEKPVNEMIEIGGPDQIRLDDWIKQYIVSTGKDIQIETDTAAPYSGAILEEKTLVPEHPAYVGVIKYSEWIAKPENRR encoded by the coding sequence ATGAAAATTGTAATCATCGGAGGTAGCGGACTTATAGGAAGTCAGCTAACAAATATTCTTAAAAATGAACATGAAGTTATCTCTGCTTCACCAAGTTCCGGCGTTAATACAATTACCGGAGAAGGTCTTGATGAGGCCCTTAAAGAAGCTCGTGTAGTAATTGATGTATCGAATTCACCATCATTCGCAGATGATGATGTGATGACCTTTTTCAAAACTTCCACCCATAATTTGTTGTCCGCGACAAAGAAAGCCGGACTGCAGCATTATGTTGCGCTCTCAGTAGTAGGAACAGATAAATTGCAAGAGAGTGGATATTTTAGGGCTAAGCAAACTCAGGAAGATATGATCAGAGAGTCTGGAATACCATTTACCATTGTTCATGCCACCCAATTTTTTGAATTTGCGGGAGGGATTGCAACGATAGGAACATCAGACGGAAAAGTATGGCTTTCAGATGCATTTGTTCAGCCTATGGCAAGTGCTGAAGTCGCTGCATTTATGAGTAAAGTCGCAGTTGAAAAACCCGTCAATGAAATGATTGAAATAGGAGGTCCGGATCAAATAAGGCTGGATGACTGGATAAAGCAATATATTGTATCAACCGGAAAAGATATTCAGATTGAAACCGATACAGCTGCACCCTATTCAGGAGCTATACTGGAAGAAAAGACACTGGTTCCGGAACATCCTGCTTATGTAGGAGTGATCAAATATTCTGAATGGATTGCAAAGCCCGAAAACAGGCGTTGA
- a CDS encoding succinate dehydrogenase cytochrome b subunit has protein sequence MDCKARKQALIIRRSYYYLRKAAMNYQKNTLITTSIGRKVVMALSGLFLISFLIVHASVNALIFYNDHGETFGIGAHFMATNPIIRTIEVFLVIGFIIHIVQGYMLWYKNKKARPVGYAIEKRLSGVTWYSKSMTLLGTLLLLFLVIHTRNFWIPNRIHQFQSGEELPLYQMMIDKFTNPVEVVIYLIGCSSLAWHLAHGFQSAFRSLGGNPNKFNCLILNIGYAFAVIIPFTLAMMPISIYFGWIK, from the coding sequence ATGGATTGCAAAGCCCGAAAACAGGCGTTGATTATCCGAAGATCTTACTATTATCTCAGAAAAGCAGCTATGAACTATCAGAAAAATACCCTGATCACAACTTCCATAGGAAGAAAAGTTGTAATGGCATTAAGCGGTTTATTTCTAATCAGCTTTCTTATTGTACATGCTTCGGTTAATGCGCTTATTTTTTATAATGATCATGGGGAAACATTTGGAATCGGAGCCCATTTTATGGCTACCAATCCTATTATCAGGACGATTGAGGTATTTTTGGTTATTGGATTTATTATTCATATTGTCCAGGGCTATATGCTGTGGTATAAGAATAAAAAGGCCAGGCCGGTTGGATATGCAATAGAAAAAAGGCTGTCCGGAGTTACATGGTATAGTAAAAGCATGACTTTATTAGGGACATTGCTTTTGTTATTCCTGGTCATTCACACCCGAAATTTTTGGATTCCCAATCGAATTCATCAGTTTCAGTCGGGCGAAGAACTTCCCTTGTATCAAATGATGATTGATAAATTCACGAATCCAGTTGAAGTGGTTATATACCTGATTGGATGTTCATCCCTTGCCTGGCATTTGGCACATGGCTTCCAAAGTGCATTCCGTTCTCTTGGTGGTAATCCCAATAAATTCAATTGCCTGATTCTCAATATTGGTTATGCTTTTGCCGTTATAATACCTTTTACACTTGCAATGATGCCCATTTCGATTTATTTTGGATGGATAAAATAG